The Oncorhynchus nerka isolate Pitt River linkage group LG12, Oner_Uvic_2.0, whole genome shotgun sequence genome contains the following window.
AAAGTCTGCCTTATTCCGCTTCCTATTCATCTCTCTCATTGATGAGAGTACTGTAGCTCACCCACCACTCAAAATCCATATGTAAATTCTATTCAAACGAACGGGTTTTATTTTATACAAGAGCTTATTTGTTCGAAGCTATCCACAGGCATCTGTTCATTCGATCCACAATATATTTTTCCAAGACTTCTCAAACTAtccgattttttaaaatgtacttACCGGCGTCATGATTTTAGTCAGTCAATTAATGTTTATCCCAGCCAATCTCTTGgagaaactctctctctctggtccgaATAACTGGTCGGTATGGTCGAGTGCGTCCCTCTCCAGAATCGGATGTAATGGTCCTAAAGTAACGACACTTGGTCCCACAGCGATGCAGGCATAACTAGACGCTGAGAGCGAAGTGGATCATGGCACGCAATAGTCACTGAACATCACTCAGCGTAGTTGGGAGGCATGTTGTTTCGGTGAGTTTGCTGCTGAGCGACTGAAAGTTCATGCCACAAATAATTCGCCGATTGCCTTTAGAGAGTTCGACCGCCCGCGCGCAGGAATAAATAGTATAATCAACGGCCAGGACAAATCCGCTAAATGCTGTTGTAGCAAAGACGGCTGCTTTTATATGGCTATCCGTGAAATAATACTGCAAATGTTAACAAGAACGCTCTAAAGTAATTTATGCTTCATATCAAGAAAATATGACATCAAATCCATCCCAACCGCAACAATGTTACTTTGACTTTCATTGCCTGGATAGCCACATTATGACGTTCGGTGAAAAATCTATGTAGTTGTTATCAGCCCCTGGTCTCGTCCTCGTTTATTTGACAAGCTAAATCAAAATAGAACAGCGAACCGTTTTAAATTCACAAGATAATGCAACTCACAATGCAACTCACTATCCAACCACAGCTACAAACGCCATGACAGGCAAAGGAAACTCTCCGACTGTAGTTCTGTTATATTTTCTGATAATTATATGCTTAACTAGGACTATAATTAAAATACGGATGAATGTAATAAAATAGGCTACCAGAGCATTTAAGCCAACTTTGTTCACATGAGCTGTTTCAAAAGGATGATGCAGTTTTAAATGGAACGTCAGTGTCATCTTGTGTCCATACTGTGAAATTAGTTGTTGGAGTTGTAATCATGTCTCTAAACAGTTAGTTGCAGGGGACGGGAAACGATTCATTGGATCGTTCAGGTCTGACAAAAAATACAGGAATTCATCAAATGAATTGTATTAACTTAATTTATTTGAGGTTTTCTAATGTGTGTAGGCCTacatattgtagtggtggtgCTCATCATCCAAAACATGATCACGTTACACTCTTATTTACAGCacaaaaactgaaataaaatTAGGGTGTTTACTCTGAAATTACATGGTAAATGGTAATACCTATAGGCCTAAATTACATGTTGATTCATGAGTAATTCAAATACAGCAATCCCCACTTGGTACCAGGCAGTTACCCAAATATGTTGAGAAGTTATAATTCATTTATACCACAGAATTTTGTAGGAAATACCAGGTAAATACAGTATTTATGCAGATTTGTGCtcgtccttgattatcttttttttttttttttaaatatgtaatACTATCAAAGGCTGTTAAACAAAAACAGATTTCAGCCTTTGCACAACTCATACATGATCACACCACCAACAACAAGGAACAATTTTAAACATCTTGCTTTAATGAATCACTATAGTAGTTGAGGAAAACAGCAGTGCTAACAACTCAGATTAATCTCTAACTGGTCTTTTCACATTGCTTACTTTGATCAAATTAAATGTTACTATTTAGACTGGTAATCAATAACTTTTTTTTCTTTCAGTATATTTTTTTCTTATTTGAGTATAATCAATAACTTTTCTTATAGTAGTCAGTTTCTTTGTTGAGTAAATCTTGACAATACCGCTTATCTTCTTACTGAATGCAGCAATTTTGTCCATTAGCATCTTTGAAGCGGAGACGCATCTTGGGCTTGTAGTTTTCGAGGTACATTAGTTGTTTTGAGTTGAAGGCTCCACGTCTCTTTCTGAGAGAAGAAACACAGACAAAATGGCATTTTGATGATTTCTGATGGCTTTGGCATTTTGATGGCATTTTAAATGCCACACTGGCGTATTCAGGAATCACCTCACCATAACTATATCATCTTCATTTTTAATCACAGTAGCGAGAAGATATGATAATTTATGAAAATTATTATTCATTTATTAGTATTCAGAAAAATGGTTGAAGTATCCAAATATTATCAATGTAGAGAACTTGTGGGCAGCAGGTAGTTTACCAGTTAAatgtgttgggccagtaaacgaaaggttgctggttcaaatcccagagccaaccagattttttttaaataccaatGTGCCTTTGAGCCAGGCActcaaccctaattgctccagggtcaccGTCAATAACGGCTGATCCCTggccccactctccgagggtgtctcagggggaatGGGGTATGCTTAAACCGTATTTTCAATTCACACATGCATAATACACACTTGAACGTGTATGAAATAGAACAAattataagcacccaccaaattattCTATAACTTACTGTCTTATAAAGTGAACAGCATCTTCATACTCCATCCCACACTCAATCAACGCCAACGCTACcaggactggggctctggggagAAATTATATCAAATCACATCAAGTGTACTGTAGAGATGGGAAAGTTGGTGTAATATAAAATACCCCTCCTTCACTAAATAACCACATTCACTAAACACTGCTTTGAGTTGGTGGCTAGCAGACATTCAAAGGAAGGAGAAGATACAATATGTAGACAACTCACCGACCCAACCCCGCCACACAATGCACTGCAATGCAACAACCGGGTTCCTCTCTGAATTTACACTTCAGGAGGTTGAGCCAGTCATCAACGACTTGTTCAGGGGGTGAAGAACCATCATCAAAGGGCCAATCCTGTTTGGAGAGAACATATGGTTGGAATTAGGCTCTGTTAAAGGATTCATTGTTTAGGTAGGGTAATTGATAGGCCTAATGCTTTCATGCTACCTCCATCATTAGGAATAGGACAGGCCTAGATATCATGCAGATACAACAGAAATGCCTGAATCAACTCCTACCAAATTTTAAGGTCTAACAGGTTAAGATAGTGGCAGAACAGAGCAGTTGTCTCACCACAACAGTGATGCCTTCCTGCTCCACAGGGGTTTTGTCGTAAGTGGCATCACACACTCTGACCAGTGTTTGCACTCCAAAAGCCTTCAGATCCTATAATAGATAAGTGATTTTAGTTTAGTAAGTAATCATTCAACACACTTTGTTTTTCAGTTCATTCCAAATATGGTTTAACATATAAGAACTCTATAAACCAAATAACACAATGCTTCATGTAAATGCAAAGCACAAGAGATATGTATTAGTAGGAGTCAATGATACCGTACCTCTATAAACTTCACCAACTGGGAGTTGGTGGGATTGTGGGTGATCAGGAACTTCATACAGTCATGGGAGATCTCAACAGGGGCGGGGCGATTCATCTTGACAGACAGAGAAGGCAGTCTTCCAGGAGAgggtatacagtagagtagtagagaaAAGTACTCCAAAATGGTAGCTAGATTGGGTATAAAGGTGGTTATTGAAAGATATAGGCTATGGAGAATGGGGCAAAAGTAAATAAAAAGTGGAATATGAAAAGGAAACAAAAGAAAGAAAAGGGGTATCCCTTTAGATTTTAAATCCCAACTAGCCCATTCAGGAATTATTTAGTGGTTGTTTAGTGGCTGGATTAGCTCAATCCAAGCCATATACTTGGAGAaatatcagcctctctctctccaggagtaCTGGTTGACTTCTGGTGGGGTATTTCTTCATATGTTTGGCTGCAGGCTGCTCACAGGTGCTGGTGCTGTGCCTGGCAAAAGTCTCCACAGTGCGGCACCCTCGCAAACGCCATAAATGTGCTGCCTGAAAACATATAATTCACAGGAAGGTAACAGTCACAGGGAGGAATGGTTTTATCAGCAACACAGCCCAATTACTAACAGGTAATAGACTAGCTGCAAAGTAGGATAGGGTACAGCACTGAACCAATTCAGGCTATATAAAAGAGTCCATACGATGTAATGTCTGTCACGTTGTATTACACGTCTCATGTAATTTTGATTTGCGATAATGAAATAGGCCTAACATGTTGAATAACACTGGGAAAATCAATGAGTGAAACAAACCAACCGTTGTGTGCTGAGTAACGTTGCGTTCATCCAGCGTGCACAAGGCGGTGTGGCAACTCTGCACACCATTGATTCTTCTCTCTACAGTGGCACAGCCTAGGGCTCCTGCTGCTCACAAAGAGCTCTTGACCTGTAAAACAAAGCATTAGGCGAAATCCTAGCGTATACATTAAAGCCACGTTGATGAACAATGCTGTGAAGCCTAAACGTACTTTAGTAACAatagaaaatacattttttttacattacattaAAGTTTCATTCAGCTCATAGAAGAGGAACAATACCATGTAtttacaaacattacatctctccctctttgtccctatcactgtctgtctctctggcaaGAATAGTTCAATACAGTAAATGCAATGATTACACATTATACATGATGCAATAATAGCTATACACGTAGCTATTGCAGAAGCACTTGCATTTAGCCATCATTGCGAGCTAGTTATTTGCTTGCTAGAGGTTAATCTAATAAATTAGCCATTTGCCATAGATGGCGACAGTATTTGGGAGTCAAGCTAGGTTAGCTAGCACGTTGTCAACGCAGCAGAtaaaactaacgttagctagctaacaaagacGTGCCGGATGTTTAGGCAACTGCCTAGTTACTTACAAAAAGCGGATGATTGACGTCTTCAATGAAAAATCGATGAAAAACTGGTTGAAAGAAGCAACATATCCGTTTGTTGACAGCAGTGCTAAAAAGCGTTAGCTTGCTAGCGGCTTGGTATTATACCACGTGACGTACGTGACGTCAACGTGTATGTTGGGAAAAAATACAGCGAGCATTTTCATTCAGGTTCTCAACACTAGAGGGAGTCACAGTCATTTGGAGAAAGAATACAACATCGTTTTGGGGATTATTCCATGTTAATTCAATGACAGGCCTTGATGGTGGTAGAGGATATTGCATGTTTGACCAATTCTGACGGCAAAGACACTATACAAAAAAAGTCTGCCTTGACAAGAAATCTAGTAGATGCATTAATTGCCATAGCGATAATGAAATAGGCCTacataggccatcattgtaaataagaatttgttcttaactgacttgcctagttgaataaagattgcatttaaaaatgaaaaataaatgccATAGAGGTCATCATTCTGTGTTACCCAATCTtaacagtggaggctggtgggaggagcgaTAGCAGGAtgagctcattgtaatggctggaatggaacaaATGTGTTTTCcgtatgtttgatgtgtttgataccgttccatttaattccattccagccattacaatgagctcaTCCTCCTATAGCTTCTCCCATCAGCCTCCACTGAATCTTAGGATTCCACATGTGTGAAATGCCATATTAGTCTTACTGCTTACAGTAGGCCTATGACGCTCTCACAGTccacagccatctctctctctctctctctctctctctctctctctctctctctcttctctcgctctctcaggtaGTGGGCTTGGATTCACATGTCTGTTCTTGTGTGGTTTCCTTGAGTCCTCATGAATAgataaacacacccacacaccctttGTTTAGCAGGTAGAAAAACTACACCACTGTCAATAGTATACAGTCCTCACTCCACACACCGGGGGCTGGTAGTTTTCCATGTGACACAGGCAGGATTtctgagaaaggagagagagatactcgaGGATAGATTCCTGCTGTGTTTGTTCCGCTGGAATATTTACATTTTTCTGATCCCAGTTCATATCCCAAGTAAGGTCATTTTCAGCCAACTTTAATGAATGCATGTCTTAACTATGTTGTCTTAGGGAATTGAGGAGAAATTAACTTAAAATTCAGAGACCCAGGGTTACGAAAGGCCTGACACAGTAGAGGCTCTGTACAAAAGAGACGTTCCTGTTTCCTACTGTATGTTTATTATCTCTACACATTAGGTGTTCTATACTCAAGGTGCTTAACATGTctttaataataatgataataatacactTTATTTGACATACGCCTTTTAGGACGCTGAAAGACACCTTATATTATAAGTACATCAAATCAATCACCGTCTGTTTGTTCAGTGATGTGAATGTAGTGATGACGCACTTTTGCTTTCTACCAACATAGCAATACCTCTGTACACATTTAAATGACCATTTACTGGCAAGTACTGTTGTTGCAAAGACTTTAGTAATAATGAatcaataaataaaatacaatcaCGATCTGGAATACTTGTAAAATACAGGCCTAcgctctaacagtaaatatataaTCAATAGTCTGAGTGGATGTGGGAGACATAAATACAATGGTATCATTTTAAATGATGGCGTCATTACTGACATTATGGAAAAGTACGTGTTCCATTTTTTTATTTCCGTAAGGCCTACAGTTTGAAAATTGATTGCTGTGCTTCGAATCTCTAAAAGCATTTAGAGTGGATAAATCCTATCAGAAGGTAAATTAGTTTAATCTCCATGGACCAATTAAAGAGGACGTAACACAAAAacatatacacatactgtaggccatTTAGGTCTTGTTAGATTCATGAAATGATGAGTCAAGAATTTAATTATCTAACTTCCCTTCATTGAAAGTGTGCTGGTTTTACTATAAATGGACTTCCTCTATTGTATATAAACTAGGTGTGGTTTCTTCATGGACATTTTAGTGTTGAATTTAGTAATGTCAATGCCTATACTGCTTTGTGAAGACTCACAGAGTCGCAAGCGAGAACTAATGCCATCACACAGAAAATAATATGTTTAACTGCACTGAAAAGGATTGAAGATTGGCCATGTCAGTGTCTTTGTGGTCAGGTTTAAGTCTTTCTATTTAATTCATTTATGACAGATTTGTTTTAACCCTGTGTGAGACCATTTTGCCTTGTGACTGACTTCTGTATTTTCCAGGCCACAGGGATGAACTGGTCAGCACTAGAGAGCCTACTCAGCGGGGTCAACAAGTACTCCACTGTGTTTGGCCgtgtgtggctgtccatggtgTTTGTGTTCCGTGTCATGGTGTTCGTGGTTGCCGCCCAGCGTGTGTGGGGAGACGAGAGCAAGGACTTTGTGTGCAACACCAGGCAGCCCGGCTGCACCAACGTCTGTTATGACAGCATCTTCCCCATCTCACACATCCGCCTGTGGGCCCTCCAGCTCATCTTCGTCACCTGTCCATCTCTCATGGTCATGGCTCACGTCAAGTATCGTGAGGGGAAGGATTCAAAGTACGCTTCCCAGCACCAGGGCTCTCACCTGTACGCCAACCCAGGGAAGAAACGTGGAGGCCTGTGGTGGACCTACCTGGTCAGCCTGATCTTCAAGGCCGTGGTTGACGCAGCCTTCCTTTACATTCTCTACTACATCTACCATGGCTATGACATGCCACGTCTCTCCAAGTGTACCCTGGAGCCTTGCCCAAACACAGTGGACTGCTACATATCCAGGCCCACGGAGAAGAAGATCTTCACCATCTTCATGGTGGTCTCCTCAGCCATCTGCATCTTCGTGTGCATCCTGGAGATGTTCTATCTGTTGGGCAAGCGGTTACAGAAGGTGCTTAAAGTACGGCAGGCCAACAAGAGACTTCTCTTCGCTGAGTGCCATGAGGTGACCAACATCGCTCCGCCGAGGTCATCGTATATCAGGGTAGATCCAACTATTGGGAGCCAGCAGAACATCAGCAGACAGAAGAAGGCAGAGGAGGCTGCTGCCACAAGTCTGTAGTCCTGATCTGTTTGATTTTGGTGTAtatagcactgactttgctgagagctactttattgaggaaaaatttGCTTaggtatgtggttgtcccacctagctatctaaagatgaatgcactaactgtaaatcgctctggataagagcgtctgctaaatgactaaaatgtaaatccaTATTGCACTGACTTTGTGGGTGGCTACTTTATGGAGGAAAAATATACCTACTATGACTGAGATatatggttgtcccacctagatatattaagatgaatgcactaactgtacaTTTTACTCTATACTgtagcattttggatttgagatcaagtCTTTTATATAAAGCGACAGTACAGAATGTACCGCTTAGAAATGAACGCTCTTTATATATCTAGTCCCTCCGTTTGAAGACGTCATAACTATTTGGACAAATTGACTTATAGTGTCTaggcaatgactacatcaagcttgttggatgcatttgcagtttgttttggttgtgtgttATGTTTTTCCCAATAGAAACTTAATAATGAATGATAATTGTATTTCTAAGTGAGTAAAtgagatgtttctgaacacttcttaATGAATCCTGATAAGGCAAGGATTAACACaaatcatgaatgaatcatgaaaAATGACGGGTGATAAAGTTACGGGTGATAAAGAGACTATACAAAAGATGCTAACAACTCACCATTCCCAAGatgaagtcaaatcaaatgttatttgtcacatgcttcataaacaacaggtgtagactaacagtgaaatacttacttacaggcccttcccaacaatgcagaggaaaaaataataacacaaggaataaatatacaatgagtaacgataactatatacacggggtaccagcaccaagtcgatgtgcaggggtacagggttATTGTTGGAGATAtgtataagagcgtctgctaaatgacttaaatgtaaatgtaatgtacatactgtataggtaggggtaaagtaactaggcaacaggatagataataaacagtagcagcagcatacagtgagggaaaaaagcttttgatcccctgctgattttgtacatttgcccactgacaaagaaatggtgttcttggggtcataggcagcattcctcctcctccaaacacggcgagttgagttgatgccaaaagAGCTCCATtgtggtctcatctgaccacaacactttcacccagttgtcctctgaatcattcagatgttcattggcaaacttcagacgggcatgtatatgtgctttcttgagcagggggaccttgcgggcgctgcaggatttcagtccttcacggcgtagtgtgttaccaattgttttcttggtgactatggtcccagctgccttgagatcattgacaagatccttccgtgtagttctgggctaattcctcaccgttctcatgatcattgcaactccacgaggtgagatcttgcatggagacCCAGGccaagggagattgacagttcttttgtgtttcttccatttgcaaataatcgcaccaactgttgtcaccttctcaccaagctgcttggcgatggtcttgtagcccattccagccttgtgtaggtctataatcttgtccctgacatccttggagagctctttggtcttggccagggtggagagtttggaatctgattgattgcttctgtggagaggtgtcttttatacaggtaacaagctgagattaggagcactccctttaagagtgtgctctgaatctcagcttgttacctgtataaaagacacctgggagccagaaatctttctgattgagggggggtcaaatacttatttccctcattaaaatgctaatcaatttataacatttttgacatgtgtttttctggattttgttgttgttattctgtctctcactgttcaaataaacctaccattaaaattataaactGATAATttatttgtcagtgggcaaaagtACAAAATcaacaggggatcaaatacttttttccctcactgtatgtgatgagtca
Protein-coding sequences here:
- the ptp4a2a gene encoding protein tyrosine phosphatase type IVA 2a encodes the protein MNRPAPVEISHDCMKFLITHNPTNSQLVKFIEDLKAFGVQTLVRVCDATYDKTPVEQEGITVVDWPFDDGSSPPEQVVDDWLNLLKCKFREEPGCCIAVHCVAGLGRAPVLVALALIECGMEYEDAVHFIRQKRRGAFNSKQLMYLENYKPKMRLRFKDANGQNCCIQ
- the gjb9a gene encoding gap junction protein beta 9a; translated protein: MNWSALESLLSGVNKYSTVFGRVWLSMVFVFRVMVFVVAAQRVWGDESKDFVCNTRQPGCTNVCYDSIFPISHIRLWALQLIFVTCPSLMVMAHVKYREGKDSKYASQHQGSHLYANPGKKRGGLWWTYLVSLIFKAVVDAAFLYILYYIYHGYDMPRLSKCTLEPCPNTVDCYISRPTEKKIFTIFMVVSSAICIFVCILEMFYLLGKRLQKVLKVRQANKRLLFAECHEVTNIAPPRSSYIRVDPTIGSQQNISRQKKAEEAAATSL